Proteins encoded in a region of the Planococcus shixiaomingii genome:
- a CDS encoding UDP-N-acetylmuramoyl-tripeptide--D-alanyl-D-alanine ligase, which produces MKKKIEQVAKWLGIKTNLKGIELTGVSINTRTLQPGDLFVPFRGEKVNGHKYVRQAFEAGAAASLWQRDEPNPPEDLPLLIVEDCQTALQEMARAYRDELSTTIIGITGSNGKTSTKDLVASVLKPYFKVQKTQGNFNNELGLPLTILSLDADTKFAVLEMGMSGFGQIQFLSELARPDYAIITNIGEAHMQDLGSREGIARAKFEITAGLETHGKLFYDGDEPLLQPHVENFLQAVSFGFGDNNELTVTDIKATENGSSFMVSGIIDAAFTIPVLGEHQVKNTLAAILVALEAGLSEEDIRKSLKDAALTDMRMQIIPAANGATFINDAYNAAPSSMKAALNFIRETTMKEDKWVVLGDMLELGDKEQEYHEALEKSITSDLTGVCLYGPRMKWLHDKLASSFKGKLLWSEVDYASIISLLQTNISADSIILVKGSRGMALENVIEPFTK; this is translated from the coding sequence ATGAAAAAAAAGATTGAGCAAGTAGCCAAATGGCTTGGTATAAAGACGAACTTAAAAGGCATTGAACTTACAGGAGTGTCGATCAATACAAGAACACTCCAGCCGGGTGATTTGTTCGTTCCTTTCCGGGGCGAAAAAGTCAACGGACATAAGTATGTAAGACAAGCATTCGAAGCAGGGGCTGCGGCTTCGTTGTGGCAGCGGGATGAACCGAACCCGCCGGAGGACTTGCCGTTGTTGATCGTGGAAGATTGCCAGACTGCTTTGCAGGAAATGGCGCGGGCGTACCGGGATGAATTGTCTACGACCATCATTGGTATTACCGGCTCAAACGGCAAAACTTCGACGAAAGATTTAGTGGCGAGTGTCTTGAAACCTTACTTCAAAGTGCAAAAGACGCAAGGCAATTTCAACAACGAACTTGGACTGCCTTTGACCATTCTGTCATTGGATGCCGACACAAAATTTGCGGTATTGGAAATGGGCATGAGCGGTTTTGGGCAAATTCAGTTTTTGTCAGAGTTGGCCCGGCCGGATTACGCCATCATCACCAATATCGGCGAAGCTCATATGCAGGATCTTGGGTCGCGTGAAGGCATCGCCCGTGCGAAATTCGAAATTACAGCTGGGCTTGAAACGCATGGCAAGCTTTTTTATGACGGCGATGAGCCTTTGCTTCAGCCGCATGTGGAAAACTTCCTTCAAGCCGTATCCTTCGGATTTGGCGATAACAACGAACTGACTGTGACGGATATCAAAGCGACTGAAAACGGCAGCAGTTTCATGGTCAGTGGCATTATCGATGCAGCTTTCACCATTCCGGTTTTAGGCGAGCATCAAGTGAAAAACACACTCGCGGCAATTTTAGTTGCCTTAGAAGCTGGATTATCTGAAGAAGATATCCGGAAATCGTTGAAAGATGCTGCGCTTACTGACATGCGCATGCAGATCATTCCGGCTGCAAACGGGGCCACATTCATCAATGACGCCTACAATGCAGCGCCTTCGTCGATGAAAGCCGCATTGAATTTCATTCGTGAAACTACTATGAAGGAAGATAAATGGGTGGTCCTTGGCGACATGCTTGAACTTGGCGACAAGGAGCAGGAATACCACGAGGCGCTCGAAAAATCCATTACTTCTGATTTGACGGGTGTTTGCCTTTATGGACCGCGCATGAAATGGCTTCATGATAAATTAGCTTCTTCCTTTAAGGGGAAACTGCTATGGAGTGAAGTCGATTACGCATCGATCATTTCGTTGCTCCAAACCAACATCTCGGCGGATTCCATCATTCTCGTCAAAGGGTCGCGCGGCATGGCACTTGAAAACGTCATTGAGCCTTTCACTAAATAA
- a CDS encoding alpha/beta hydrolase, whose amino-acid sequence MKTGVLCIHGFTGGPFEVQPLADYIKEQTDWIVRTPTLPGHGETLSLKNTTADQWLMEAELALRELKKEANRIIIVGFSMGGLIAMYLANRYKVDRLVLLSAAAKYFSPMQFLKETKKAAIAALTGKLSENQFFHMYKYKWTHTPFRSTLQFLRVVELVKPYYSQIRIPVCIVQGKQDGIVPMSAAEYIYDHIGSKEKQLIHSETGQHLICYSDDCDDWFIQVMDFMKKLEE is encoded by the coding sequence TTGAAGACAGGTGTTTTATGTATTCACGGCTTTACAGGCGGACCTTTTGAAGTTCAGCCTCTTGCCGATTACATTAAAGAACAGACAGATTGGATTGTGAGAACCCCGACCCTCCCAGGGCACGGGGAAACTCTTTCGTTAAAAAACACGACGGCCGACCAATGGCTGATGGAAGCTGAACTAGCTCTTCGGGAATTGAAAAAAGAAGCAAACCGCATCATCATCGTCGGTTTTTCGATGGGCGGGCTTATCGCCATGTATTTGGCAAACCGCTATAAAGTTGATCGGCTTGTTCTATTAAGCGCGGCGGCAAAATACTTCAGCCCTATGCAATTCCTCAAAGAAACAAAAAAAGCTGCAATCGCTGCATTAACTGGCAAGTTATCGGAAAACCAATTTTTCCACATGTATAAATATAAATGGACCCACACGCCATTTCGTTCAACTCTCCAATTTTTACGGGTTGTGGAATTGGTAAAACCTTATTATAGCCAAATCCGCATACCGGTCTGCATCGTCCAAGGAAAGCAGGACGGCATTGTTCCGATGTCGGCTGCTGAATATATTTACGATCACATCGGTTCAAAAGAAAAGCAGTTGATCCATTCGGAAACAGGCCAGCATTTAATTTGTTACAGCGACGACTGTGACGACTGGTTTATCCAAGTGATGGATTTTATGAAAAAACTGGAAGAGTAA
- a CDS encoding DEAD/DEAH box helicase — protein sequence MVKFSELNISETTLKSVKRMGFEEATPIQEGTIRLGMEGKDIIGQAQTGTGKTTAFGIPLIEKIDTKDGNVQGLVIAPTRELAIQVSEELYRLGQDKNVRILSVYGGQEIGRQIRALKNRPQIIVGTPGRLLDHINRRTLKLDNVNTLILDEADEMLNMGFIEDIQTIMSSVPEERQTLLFSATMPDAIRRIAEKFMKTPEIVKIKSKEMTVENIEQFFVKSVEREKFDILSRLINVQQPELAIIFGRTKRRVDELAHALNIRGYVAEGIHGDLSQAKRMSVLKQFKSGKVDILVATDVAARGLDISGVSHVYNFDIPQDPESYVHRIGRTGRAGKKGVAVTFVTPREMGYLAIVERTTKKKMEALIPPTADEAVLGQKRVAMEQLQEMTEKNNLGDYRTFAAEMLEKFDAVDLIAAALKTMTKEPEDTPVSISEERPLPSRGGGGYKGKSGGSGSRSGSGGGYKGSRSGANAGRPSSSSRGASTGATRRREGGSAAGGRPGRTRRHES from the coding sequence TTGGTAAAATTTTCAGAGTTAAATATTAGCGAAACAACTTTAAAGTCCGTAAAACGTATGGGGTTTGAAGAAGCAACACCAATTCAAGAAGGCACAATCCGTCTAGGTATGGAAGGCAAGGACATTATCGGCCAAGCACAAACTGGTACTGGTAAAACAACTGCATTCGGTATTCCGTTGATCGAAAAAATCGACACTAAAGATGGCAATGTCCAAGGATTAGTTATTGCGCCAACTCGCGAATTAGCAATTCAGGTTTCAGAAGAATTGTACAGACTGGGCCAAGATAAAAACGTGCGCATTCTTTCAGTATACGGAGGTCAAGAAATCGGCCGCCAAATCCGTGCGCTTAAAAACCGCCCACAAATCATCGTTGGTACACCAGGACGTCTTTTGGACCATATCAACCGCCGTACGCTTAAATTGGACAATGTAAACACGTTGATCCTTGACGAAGCAGATGAAATGTTGAACATGGGCTTCATCGAAGATATTCAAACAATCATGTCAAGTGTTCCAGAAGAACGCCAAACATTGTTGTTCTCAGCAACTATGCCGGATGCAATCCGCCGTATTGCAGAGAAATTCATGAAGACTCCAGAAATCGTTAAAATCAAATCAAAAGAAATGACTGTTGAAAACATCGAGCAGTTCTTCGTTAAATCGGTAGAGCGCGAAAAATTCGATATCCTTTCACGTCTAATAAACGTTCAACAACCTGAACTTGCAATCATCTTCGGCCGTACAAAACGCCGGGTTGATGAATTGGCACACGCTTTGAATATCCGCGGCTATGTAGCTGAAGGAATTCACGGTGACTTGAGCCAAGCAAAACGTATGTCTGTATTGAAGCAATTCAAATCAGGTAAAGTCGACATTCTTGTTGCAACTGATGTAGCAGCTCGCGGACTTGATATCTCAGGCGTATCTCACGTTTACAACTTTGATATTCCACAAGATCCTGAAAGCTATGTTCACCGTATCGGCCGTACTGGCCGTGCAGGTAAAAAAGGAGTCGCAGTCACGTTCGTAACACCACGTGAAATGGGCTACTTGGCTATCGTTGAACGTACAACTAAGAAAAAAATGGAAGCATTGATTCCACCAACTGCTGATGAGGCTGTACTAGGCCAAAAACGCGTTGCAATGGAACAATTGCAAGAAATGACAGAGAAAAACAACTTGGGCGACTACCGTACATTTGCGGCTGAAATGCTTGAGAAGTTTGATGCTGTTGACTTGATTGCAGCTGCTCTTAAAACAATGACTAAAGAGCCGGAAGATACTCCAGTATCAATTTCGGAAGAACGTCCTCTACCTTCTCGCGGAGGCGGCGGATACAAAGGCAAGAGCGGCGGAAGCGGTTCTCGCAGCGGAAGCGGCGGCGGTTATAAAGGCAGCCGTTCTGGTGCAAACGCTGGCCGTCCATCATCATCAAGCCGTGGAGCAAGCACAGGCGCAACGCGTCGCCGTGAAGGCGGAAGCGCTGCTGGCGGTCGTCCAGGACGCACTCGTCGCCACGAATCTTAA
- a CDS encoding PH domain-containing protein, protein MNQQPKNQISRKGLTVWRVYGGIETAIIALIACGAAALTYFFEGPWWLYAIYAAFPIVLGFLLIYLFPKIRWNRWRYEVREQEIELQHGLFIVKRTLVPMVRVQHVDTEQGPILRKYDLAEISISTAATTHTIPALITAEADELRNRISVLARVAEDDV, encoded by the coding sequence ATGAACCAACAACCGAAAAATCAAATTTCCAGAAAAGGGTTAACGGTTTGGAGAGTGTATGGCGGGATTGAAACTGCCATTATTGCATTAATTGCTTGCGGCGCGGCAGCACTGACTTATTTTTTTGAAGGGCCTTGGTGGCTCTACGCAATTTACGCAGCATTTCCTATCGTGCTTGGCTTTCTTCTCATTTATTTATTTCCGAAAATCCGCTGGAACCGCTGGCGCTATGAAGTAAGAGAGCAGGAGATTGAGCTGCAGCATGGTTTGTTCATAGTGAAGCGCACACTGGTTCCGATGGTGCGGGTCCAACACGTTGATACGGAACAAGGACCAATTTTGCGCAAATACGATTTAGCGGAAATTTCGATTTCCACAGCGGCTACCACTCATACGATTCCTGCCTTAATCACTGCGGAAGCGGATGAGTTGAGAAACCGGATCTCTGTGTTGGCGAGGGTGGCGGAAGATGATGTCTAA
- a CDS encoding PH domain-containing protein, protein MSNMRYKLHPISAFLNFIKGLKELIFPFIIIFGVNLFRDGGSSVAERGLQTLVPLLIGGVILVFMLISGLIKWHRFVYWFEEGELRIEYGLFVKKKRYIPFERIQSLNYTEGIFHRPLGLVKVKVETAGTGKIGQAEVELTAISREDADRIEKNMEYAKRHSHEPIPTAEGEEAVFEKAVEAPAKNIKIVYRMSMKELVVLATTSGGIGVVISAVAVFLSQFSELIPYDAIYEEVMVFLRFGYLIIALTIFLVLLIAWVISVVLAIFANYQFTISTDEDHIYISRGLLEKKKISVPFKRIQGIQVSQNPLREWFGYAAVTVESAGGALGDKDEKIRLFPMVKKTAMVPILNELFPDMEWEPALTKAPKRSIHFFYRLDFFWMIPFAGLVSYFLYPYGLLSLLIFPVVILFAIWQHRTVGYAMTSKQLTMEFRTVSKHTFYMMKKRIQAIEVTQSYFQRRKDLASIQATIKSGMLGATARIEHMEKEDASRILAWYEPSNSKTTEQ, encoded by the coding sequence ATGTCTAATATGCGTTACAAATTGCATCCGATTTCCGCTTTCCTGAATTTCATCAAAGGATTAAAGGAACTGATTTTTCCGTTCATTATTATTTTCGGAGTTAATCTTTTTCGTGACGGCGGCTCGAGTGTTGCTGAACGGGGACTGCAAACACTCGTCCCGCTTCTTATCGGAGGAGTCATACTTGTCTTTATGTTGATCAGCGGGCTCATCAAGTGGCATCGCTTTGTTTACTGGTTTGAAGAAGGCGAGCTGCGCATTGAATATGGCTTGTTCGTTAAGAAGAAAAGGTATATCCCATTTGAACGAATTCAAAGTTTGAATTATACAGAAGGAATTTTCCATCGGCCGCTCGGATTAGTGAAAGTAAAAGTAGAAACGGCGGGAACGGGGAAAATCGGTCAAGCGGAAGTGGAATTGACGGCCATTTCCCGCGAGGATGCCGACCGCATTGAAAAAAACATGGAATACGCCAAACGCCATAGCCATGAACCTATACCTACGGCGGAAGGTGAAGAAGCAGTTTTTGAAAAAGCGGTGGAAGCTCCGGCAAAAAATATCAAGATTGTGTATCGCATGTCCATGAAAGAACTGGTGGTTCTCGCTACAACTTCCGGAGGGATCGGCGTTGTCATTTCCGCGGTAGCAGTATTTCTATCCCAGTTTTCTGAGTTGATTCCGTATGATGCGATTTATGAAGAAGTCATGGTGTTCTTGCGTTTTGGCTATTTGATCATTGCGTTGACGATCTTTTTGGTTTTGCTGATAGCGTGGGTGATTTCAGTTGTTTTGGCCATTTTCGCCAATTACCAATTCACCATTTCAACGGATGAGGATCACATTTACATTTCACGCGGCTTGCTGGAAAAAAAGAAAATTTCCGTTCCGTTTAAACGCATACAAGGAATCCAGGTTTCTCAAAACCCGCTTCGTGAATGGTTCGGTTATGCGGCTGTAACAGTGGAAAGCGCTGGAGGGGCCCTCGGAGATAAAGATGAAAAAATCCGTTTGTTCCCTATGGTCAAAAAAACGGCGATGGTGCCGATACTCAACGAATTGTTTCCGGATATGGAATGGGAACCTGCGCTGACTAAAGCTCCGAAACGCAGCATCCATTTCTTCTACCGCCTCGACTTCTTCTGGATGATTCCGTTTGCCGGGTTGGTAAGCTATTTTCTATATCCTTACGGTTTGTTGTCGTTGCTTATTTTTCCGGTCGTCATCTTATTTGCAATTTGGCAGCATCGAACAGTCGGCTACGCCATGACGAGCAAACAATTGACGATGGAATTTCGTACGGTCAGCAAGCATACATTTTATATGATGAAAAAGAGAATTCAAGCCATTGAAGTGACGCAAAGCTATTTTCAGCGGCGAAAGGATTTGGCATCTATTCAAGCGACGATCAAATCGGGCATGCTTGGCGCGACTGCGCGCATTGAGCACATGGAAAAGGAAGACGCCAGCCGGATTTTGGCCTGGTATGAGCCCTCGAATAGTAAAACAACTGAACAATAA
- a CDS encoding rhomboid family intramembrane serine protease produces the protein MFLRTESFSQYIRLYPVVSTLIAISVLIHILTWLPGIGSQLFLFGFGYNLYIAQGEWWRFITPVFLHGGFMHLLFNMFSLFLFGPELERLTGKVRFITIYLLAGFFGSAATYFLQPLDYSHVGASGAIFGIFGAFGALLYYGRRVLPQLRQIILPIIVISIVMTFLTPNVNATAHIAGLLTGFLIGLGYFHPKRIVSWKAKK, from the coding sequence ATGTTTTTGCGTACAGAAAGCTTTTCTCAGTATATACGGTTATATCCCGTTGTATCAACATTGATCGCAATCAGTGTGCTGATACATATTTTAACATGGCTACCCGGCATTGGGAGTCAGCTGTTTCTTTTCGGATTCGGCTATAATCTTTATATCGCTCAAGGTGAATGGTGGCGGTTTATCACGCCAGTCTTTCTGCATGGCGGATTTATGCATTTGCTGTTCAATATGTTCTCGCTGTTCTTGTTCGGCCCTGAATTGGAACGGTTGACAGGCAAGGTTCGATTTATCACCATTTATTTGCTGGCCGGATTTTTCGGCTCGGCTGCCACGTACTTTTTGCAGCCGCTGGACTACTCGCACGTGGGTGCAAGCGGAGCAATTTTCGGTATTTTCGGGGCTTTCGGAGCGCTTTTGTACTACGGACGCCGCGTTTTGCCTCAACTCAGACAAATTATACTCCCTATTATTGTGATTAGCATAGTGATGACGTTCTTGACACCGAACGTCAATGCGACCGCTCATATTGCGGGATTGCTTACCGGCTTCCTCATCGGACTCGGTTACTTCCATCCGAAGCGGATCGTCAGTTGGAAAGCAAAAAAATAA
- the acpS gene encoding holo-ACP synthase, protein MITGIGLDITELHRIRRLDGKSSKFRERVLTKRELAEYSLLSESRRIEFLAGRFAAKEAFAKANGTGIGKACSFQDIEIRKDAKGKPGVFFHQLEIGLVSITHTKEYAAAQVLLQSN, encoded by the coding sequence ATGATTACCGGAATTGGATTGGATATTACAGAATTGCATCGAATCCGGAGATTAGATGGGAAATCTTCGAAGTTTCGCGAGCGCGTCTTAACGAAGCGGGAACTTGCCGAATACTCCTTGCTGTCGGAAAGCCGGAGAATTGAATTTTTGGCTGGCCGATTCGCGGCAAAAGAGGCGTTTGCTAAAGCCAACGGTACAGGCATCGGCAAGGCGTGCTCCTTTCAAGATATTGAAATCAGAAAAGATGCGAAAGGCAAGCCGGGCGTTTTTTTTCACCAGCTCGAAATCGGCTTGGTTTCGATTACCCATACAAAAGAATACGCAGCGGCCCAAGTGCTGCTGCAATCAAACTAA
- the alr gene encoding alanine racemase — MTQYYRPTKAVIDLTAIEQNLQAFKERDGKAEIIAVVKADAYGHGMVEVARKALETGVKWLAVATPDEALFLMDNAIKANCLVMGHTPAAFIPVAQRTGIAVAAISLDWLALAAEAVDPDLPSLKIHLKVDTGMRRVGIQAEEVEEALRLIERHSFSFDGLFTHFATADEDRNDLFQRQVSTMASIVKKINNPSLMVHVSNSAAAIMHPELAFNAVRVGISLYGIAPSSYVENNMPFALAPALGLETEIVHIKRVKAGETISYGATYRCEQDEWIATLPIGYADGMLRGLQGQEVLVRGVRMPIVGRICMDQCMIRLPEKMPVGEKVQLIGRQAGAQIRIEEWAEKLGTIAYEIPVNLTKRVPRIYC, encoded by the coding sequence ATGACACAATATTACCGGCCGACAAAAGCGGTCATCGATTTAACGGCAATTGAACAAAACTTACAAGCTTTTAAAGAAAGAGACGGCAAAGCAGAAATTATTGCGGTCGTAAAAGCGGATGCGTATGGACACGGCATGGTGGAAGTGGCCCGGAAAGCACTTGAAACCGGTGTTAAGTGGCTGGCTGTAGCAACACCGGACGAAGCTCTTTTTCTGATGGACAATGCGATTAAAGCAAACTGTTTGGTGATGGGCCATACACCGGCAGCGTTTATTCCTGTGGCACAGCGCACCGGGATTGCGGTTGCTGCCATTTCGCTCGATTGGCTCGCTTTAGCGGCAGAAGCTGTCGATCCGGATCTTCCGAGCTTGAAAATTCATTTGAAAGTGGATACGGGCATGCGCCGTGTCGGTATACAGGCGGAAGAAGTGGAGGAAGCGCTTCGGTTGATCGAACGGCATTCTTTTTCTTTTGATGGACTCTTTACCCATTTTGCTACAGCGGACGAAGATCGCAACGACTTGTTTCAACGCCAAGTAAGCACCATGGCATCCATAGTAAAGAAAATAAACAATCCGTCGCTGATGGTCCATGTTTCCAATAGCGCGGCAGCCATTATGCATCCGGAACTGGCATTTAACGCTGTGAGAGTCGGCATCTCCTTGTACGGAATTGCCCCATCTTCCTATGTTGAAAATAACATGCCGTTCGCCTTGGCGCCAGCCTTAGGGTTGGAGACGGAAATTGTCCATATTAAACGAGTCAAAGCAGGGGAAACGATCAGCTACGGAGCAACTTATCGGTGTGAACAAGATGAGTGGATTGCGACGCTGCCAATAGGTTACGCTGATGGCATGCTCCGCGGCTTGCAAGGCCAGGAAGTGTTGGTCCGCGGGGTGCGGATGCCGATTGTTGGCCGGATCTGTATGGATCAATGCATGATCCGGCTTCCTGAAAAAATGCCGGTCGGAGAAAAAGTGCAGTTGATCGGCCGGCAAGCCGGCGCTCAAATCCGAATAGAAGAATGGGCAGAGAAATTGGGGACGATCGCTTATGAAATTCCGGTTAATCTAACGAAAAGAGTGCCCAGAATCTATTGTTGA
- a CDS encoding transcriptional regulator, translating to MYERIKTKEVVVKLPKKMISELTTFSDEQVQEHGDYIYVSTHRVTKNMYDSYHIREAMIKGYVEMSQINLSIACECSHAEYEAEHTTVRLVSGG from the coding sequence GTGTACGAGAGAATCAAGACAAAAGAGGTGGTTGTTAAATTGCCTAAAAAAATGATTTCAGAACTGACTACTTTTTCAGATGAACAAGTTCAAGAGCATGGGGATTACATTTACGTTTCCACTCATCGAGTAACGAAAAACATGTACGATTCTTATCACATTCGAGAAGCGATGATCAAGGGTTATGTGGAAATGTCACAAATCAACCTATCGATTGCTTGTGAGTGTTCTCACGCTGAATACGAAGCGGAGCATACGACCGTGCGACTCGTAAGCGGAGGGTGA
- a CDS encoding type II toxin-antitoxin system PemK/MazF family toxin produces MIVKRGDVFFAELSPVVGSEQGGTRPVLVIQNDIGNRFSPTVIIAAITAQIQKAKLPTHVEINAKKYGFERDSVILLEQLRTIDKSRLTDKITQLDDALMEKVDEALEISVGLVKF; encoded by the coding sequence TTGATTGTAAAACGTGGTGACGTTTTTTTTGCAGAATTATCACCGGTCGTCGGGTCTGAGCAAGGCGGGACCCGGCCCGTATTGGTGATTCAAAATGATATAGGAAATCGTTTTAGTCCGACAGTCATCATTGCTGCTATTACTGCGCAAATCCAAAAAGCAAAATTACCGACTCACGTGGAGATCAATGCCAAGAAATATGGATTTGAACGCGACTCGGTTATTTTACTCGAACAATTGCGGACGATAGATAAATCGCGGCTTACGGACAAAATTACCCAGCTTGACGATGCGTTGATGGAAAAAGTGGATGAAGCACTGGAAATTAGTGTTGGTCTCGTAAAGTTCTAA
- a CDS encoding RsbT co-antagonist protein RsbRA yields the protein MNKQIADYIQSNLDEVISKWQELMKNEDSERSFQVMPADLIEQTSREFSDLMVTNLLENHEAYENRLTDFSEKVVRLGWSITFVTKAITHFSAVVYLGMEKDGIINESNVRSFIEEFNNWVTPIRDSTIDTYSKTWERTVSLQKIALQELSASLIPVFDKISVMPLVGTIDTERAKLIMENLLEGVVKHRAEVVLLDITGVPVVDTMVAHHIIQAADAVRLVGAKCMLVGIRPEIAQTIVTLGINLNEFTTTSTLQRGVEQALAWTNREIVEVEN from the coding sequence ATGAATAAGCAAATAGCGGATTACATCCAGAGTAATTTAGATGAGGTCATTTCGAAATGGCAGGAACTTATGAAAAATGAGGACAGCGAAAGGTCCTTTCAAGTAATGCCTGCCGATTTAATAGAGCAGACGAGCAGAGAGTTTTCAGATCTGATGGTTACAAATTTATTGGAAAACCATGAAGCCTATGAAAACAGGCTAACCGATTTTTCTGAAAAAGTGGTGCGTCTTGGTTGGTCCATCACTTTTGTCACTAAAGCCATTACGCATTTTTCGGCAGTAGTTTACCTTGGGATGGAAAAAGACGGGATTATTAATGAAAGCAACGTCCGAAGTTTTATAGAAGAGTTTAACAATTGGGTTACGCCAATCCGCGACAGCACGATTGATACTTACTCAAAAACATGGGAGCGCACAGTGAGCCTTCAGAAAATCGCGCTACAGGAACTTTCTGCCTCGCTAATCCCCGTTTTTGATAAAATATCAGTAATGCCGCTTGTTGGCACAATTGATACGGAACGTGCCAAACTGATTATGGAAAATCTGTTGGAAGGTGTTGTTAAACACCGTGCCGAAGTAGTGCTATTAGATATTACTGGAGTTCCAGTAGTCGATACTATGGTGGCGCATCACATTATTCAAGCGGCAGACGCAGTGCGTCTTGTCGGCGCTAAATGTATGTTAGTCGGAATTCGGCCTGAAATTGCCCAAACTATCGTCACACTCGGCATCAATTTAAATGAATTTACAACAACAAGCACTTTGCAACGAGGTGTGGAACAAGCGTTGGCTTGGACAAATCGAGAAATTGTGGAGGTTGAAAACTGA
- a CDS encoding STAS domain-containing protein, protein MNFRIPILKLRDTLIVSIQWELDDQTAIQFQEDLLNKLHETSARGVVIDLTSVDFIDSFIAKVLGDVISMSSLMGARVVITGIQPAVAITLIELGIRLEDVMTALDLENGLDKLQLELEA, encoded by the coding sequence ATGAATTTTCGGATTCCGATTTTAAAATTAAGAGATACATTGATAGTTTCTATTCAGTGGGAATTAGACGATCAAACTGCAATTCAATTTCAGGAGGATCTGCTAAATAAATTGCACGAAACAAGTGCTCGCGGTGTAGTGATTGACTTGACTTCGGTTGATTTTATTGATTCTTTCATTGCTAAAGTATTGGGAGACGTCATCAGCATGTCAAGCCTTATGGGAGCGCGAGTGGTTATTACCGGTATTCAGCCAGCAGTAGCTATCACTTTAATCGAGTTAGGAATTCGACTTGAAGATGTAATGACAGCACTGGATTTAGAAAATGGTTTGGATAAACTTCAATTGGAATTGGAGGCTTAA
- a CDS encoding anti-sigma regulatory factor, whose translation MSNQSSVEILTEWDIVAARQLGRNVAKELGFGTVDQARITTAISELARNIYLYAGQGRIEIQRLTENGVKGILIIAADNGPGIPDIRKVMEDGFSTSGGLGAGLPGVKRLMDEFRIETILGEGTDIRATKWLR comes from the coding sequence ATGAGCAACCAGTCCTCAGTAGAAATTTTAACGGAATGGGATATTGTAGCCGCAAGGCAACTCGGGCGAAACGTCGCTAAAGAGCTTGGCTTCGGTACAGTAGATCAGGCTCGTATAACGACGGCCATCAGCGAGCTTGCCCGGAATATATATTTATATGCTGGCCAAGGAAGAATTGAAATTCAACGATTAACAGAAAACGGAGTCAAAGGCATCTTAATCATCGCTGCTGACAACGGACCCGGAATTCCTGATATCCGAAAAGTCATGGAAGATGGATTCTCGACTTCAGGTGGATTAGGAGCTGGGTTGCCGGGTGTCAAACGCTTAATGGATGAGTTTAGAATCGAAACTATCCTGGGCGAAGGGACAGATATAAGAGCTACAAAGTGGCTCCGATAG